The Acidobacteriota bacterium DNA segment CGATCGACGCGAAGTTCGGCTCGTTCGACGCGTTCAAGGAAGCCTTCGCCAAGGCGGCCGTCGGCCGATTCGGCAGCGGCTGGGCGTGGCTGATCAAGAGCGGATCGGGCGTGGAGATCGTCAGCACGCCGAATCAGGACTCGCCGGTGATGGAAGGGAAGACGCCGCTGCTCGGTATCGACGTGTGGGAGCACGCGTACTACCTGAAGTACCAGAACAAGCGTCCCGACTACATCGCCGCCTGGTGGAACGTCGTCAACTGGGACGCGGTCAACACGCTGTTCACCGCCTGACACCCCGTTCGACGCCGTACACACATGTAGGGGCGACGCATGCGTCGCCCCTACGCGTGGCCAACCTGCCCGCCCGACCCTCCGCCGCCACTCGCTGTAGGCTGTACGCGGTCCATGCCCAGCCTGTCGCCGCGTTTCCGCACTCTCGCCATCGTGCCGGCGCTCGTCGCGTCGGTGTTCACGATCTCGAGCCACGCCATCCGGCAGGACGCGCCCTCGCGTGCGACGCACCTCCAGGTGCCCGACGGCTTCACGATCGAACGCATCGCCGGGCCGGAACTGCTGTCGTATCCGATGTTCGCCGTCCACGACGATCGCGGCCGTCTGTTCGTGTTCGAGTCCACCGAACCGAACACGATGACGACCGAGGAGATGCTCGCGACGCCGTCGTACCACATTCGCGTGCTCGAAGACGTCGATGGCGACGGGACGTACGACAAGAGCACGATGTACGCCGACAAGCTGCCGTTCCCGAAAGGCGGCGCGTTGGTCGACGGCAGCCTG contains these protein-coding regions:
- a CDS encoding Fe-Mn family superoxide dismutase; this encodes IDAKFGSFDAFKEAFAKAAVGRFGSGWAWLIKSGSGVEIVSTPNQDSPVMEGKTPLLGIDVWEHAYYLKYQNKRPDYIAAWWNVVNWDAVNTLFTA